The Chryseobacterium nakagawai genome has a segment encoding these proteins:
- a CDS encoding TonB-dependent siderophore receptor, with protein sequence MNKVVSFSLLLLGGVLANAQKTNDSIKHKKIEEVELFGERKKQPQGLEAITRLPLKTRDQIQSISVISHKAIEELGALTVTDVAKNVPGVTLFSSYGGGSESMSIRGYRGVPVLKNGVQMDSDFRTAGMMTDMQGVESIQVIKGSAAVSQGIGNGLGSAGGVINVVTKRPQFIDQTNVGFRYGSWDFYRPTVDFQRVLDSQGKVAVRFNGAYQNNNSFRSHVSGERIYVNPSVAFRPDDKTLINVEMDYLHDKRTPDRGTVNLAPGTTEALYHMPKGKFLGYSSDYMKTETYNFATTVVRQLTSKLKVRGAFINSVSNSDNLGSSVSTIGNDPKTINYNLRQRTISRSASEDLNKVLQFDFIGEDIKTGFIKHTFQVGFDWRETETSTTGYDVYKNSIAPGNLLSSPRKVNNKAIPSVVIDQFDVVNGVIPNVLPFDLAFDKLERSVPNLSPTIGIMAQDVLSIGKYVKAHLGLRYSRLNGTSNADKDAWNPSFGLILSPVENINVFGSYTTTTSLRTANNAIQFAGLMGPSTTKQWEAGFKSDWFNERLRFNFTWFDINTNNLSNPVLVYVFKRKCTFS encoded by the coding sequence ATGAATAAAGTAGTATCCTTTTCTCTGCTATTATTGGGTGGGGTTCTTGCAAATGCACAGAAGACAAATGATTCAATTAAGCATAAAAAAATTGAAGAAGTAGAACTGTTTGGTGAAAGAAAAAAACAGCCGCAAGGTTTGGAGGCAATTACCAGATTACCATTGAAGACGAGAGATCAGATCCAGAGCATTTCTGTGATCTCCCATAAAGCAATTGAGGAACTAGGAGCACTTACCGTTACCGATGTAGCGAAAAACGTACCCGGAGTAACTTTATTTTCCAGCTATGGAGGAGGAAGTGAAAGTATGTCTATCAGAGGATACCGTGGGGTTCCGGTATTGAAGAACGGTGTTCAGATGGATTCAGACTTCCGTACTGCTGGGATGATGACAGATATGCAGGGAGTTGAAAGTATCCAGGTAATTAAAGGTTCAGCGGCAGTAAGCCAGGGGATTGGTAATGGTTTAGGATCTGCAGGGGGAGTAATCAATGTGGTAACTAAAAGACCTCAATTTATTGATCAAACTAATGTAGGCTTCCGTTATGGAAGTTGGGACTTTTACAGACCTACTGTAGACTTCCAAAGAGTTTTGGATTCTCAAGGGAAAGTTGCAGTAAGATTTAATGGTGCCTATCAGAACAATAATTCTTTCAGAAGTCATGTTTCAGGAGAAAGAATATATGTGAATCCTTCAGTGGCATTCCGCCCGGATGATAAAACATTAATCAATGTGGAGATGGATTATCTTCATGATAAAAGAACTCCGGACAGAGGAACTGTGAATCTTGCACCTGGAACTACAGAAGCATTATATCATATGCCAAAAGGAAAGTTCTTAGGATATTCTTCCGATTATATGAAAACGGAAACCTATAACTTTGCTACAACTGTGGTACGTCAGCTTACCAGCAAATTAAAAGTAAGAGGAGCTTTCATCAATTCTGTGAGCAATTCAGATAATTTAGGCTCATCTGTTTCTACAATAGGGAATGATCCTAAAACAATCAATTATAATTTAAGACAACGTACAATAAGCAGATCTGCATCAGAAGATCTTAACAAGGTATTACAGTTTGACTTCATTGGAGAAGATATTAAAACTGGTTTTATCAAGCATACCTTCCAGGTAGGATTTGACTGGAGAGAAACAGAAACTTCTACTACGGGTTATGATGTTTATAAAAACTCTATTGCTCCGGGTAACTTGCTTTCTTCACCAAGAAAAGTAAATAATAAAGCTATTCCATCAGTTGTGATCGATCAGTTTGATGTAGTTAATGGCGTTATTCCAAACGTCCTACCATTTGATCTGGCGTTTGATAAACTGGAAAGATCTGTCCCTAATTTAAGTCCTACCATTGGTATTATGGCTCAGGATGTACTATCAATCGGGAAATATGTAAAAGCACATTTAGGATTAAGATACAGCAGGCTTAATGGAACTAGCAATGCAGATAAAGATGCATGGAACCCGTCTTTTGGATTAATTCTTTCTCCAGTTGAAAATATTAATGTGTTTGGATCTTATACCACTACCACTTCTTTAAGAACGGCAAATAATGCTATTCAGTTTGCAGGGCTGATGGGACCTTCTACCACTAAACAATGGGAAGCTGGATTCAAATCGGATTGGTTCAATGAGCGTCTAAGGTTTAACTTCACCTGGTTTGATATCAATACAAACAATTTATCAAACCCAGTTTTGGTGTATGTCTTCAAAAGAAAGTGTACTTTTTCTTAG
- the fusA gene encoding elongation factor G yields MGRDLKFTRNIGIAAHIDAGKTTTTERILFYTGVNHKIGEVHDGASTMDWMEQEAERGITITSAATTCSWNFPTDQGKPLADTKPYHFNIIDTPGHVDFTVEVNRSLRVLDGLVFLFSAVDGVEPQSETNWRLADNYKVARMGFVNKMDRQGADFLNVVNQVKDMLGSNAVPIVLPIGAEEDFKGVVDLIKNRAIIWDEAGQGATFEVVPIPEDMKDEVLEYREKLVEAVADYDDTLMEKFFEDPDSISEEEINEALRKATIDLSIIPMTCGSSFKNKGVQFMLDAVCKYLPSPLDKDDIKGTDPRTDAEITRKPSVDEPFSALAFKIATDPFVGRLAFFRAYSGRLDAGSYILNTRSGDKERISRIYQMHANKQNPVEYIEAGDIGAAVGFKSIKTGDTMCDEKNPIVLESMVFPDPVIGIAVEPKTKADQDKMGNALAKLAEEDPTFTVRTDEASGQTIISGMGELHLDIIVDRMRREFKVEVNQGQPQVEYKENLTKVAQHREVYKKQSGGKGKFADIVFELGPADEGKIGLEFINEIKGGNVPREFVPAIEKGFKAAMKNGPLAGFEVEGIKVTLKDGSFHAVDSDALSFEMAAKLGFKEAGRAAKPVIMEPIMKLEVVTPEEYMGNIIGDLNKRRGTISGQEEKNGAVVIKGSVPLSEMFGYVTTLRTLSSGRATSSMELEKYQATPQNVAEEIIAKAKG; encoded by the coding sequence ATGGGTAGAGATCTTAAATTTACAAGAAATATTGGTATTGCTGCTCACATTGACGCAGGTAAGACTACCACTACTGAAAGGATTTTATTCTATACAGGAGTAAACCACAAAATTGGAGAAGTTCACGATGGTGCTTCTACAATGGACTGGATGGAGCAGGAAGCAGAAAGAGGTATTACTATTACTTCTGCTGCAACTACTTGTTCTTGGAACTTTCCAACAGACCAAGGAAAGCCTCTTGCAGATACTAAGCCTTACCACTTCAACATCATTGATACACCAGGACACGTTGACTTCACTGTAGAAGTAAACAGATCTTTAAGAGTATTAGATGGATTGGTATTCTTATTCTCAGCAGTAGATGGAGTAGAGCCTCAGTCTGAAACAAACTGGAGACTTGCTGACAACTACAAAGTTGCTAGAATGGGATTCGTAAACAAAATGGACAGACAAGGTGCTGACTTCCTTAACGTGGTAAACCAGGTTAAAGATATGTTAGGATCTAACGCAGTTCCAATCGTTTTACCAATCGGTGCTGAAGAAGATTTCAAAGGAGTTGTAGACTTAATCAAAAACAGAGCGATCATCTGGGATGAAGCTGGACAAGGTGCTACTTTCGAGGTAGTTCCAATTCCTGAAGACATGAAAGATGAGGTTCTTGAATATAGAGAGAAATTAGTTGAAGCTGTTGCAGATTATGATGATACTTTGATGGAGAAATTCTTCGAAGATCCAGATTCAATCTCTGAAGAGGAAATCAACGAAGCTCTAAGAAAAGCTACTATCGATTTATCTATTATCCCAATGACTTGTGGTTCTTCATTCAAGAATAAAGGAGTACAGTTTATGTTGGATGCAGTATGTAAATACTTGCCTTCTCCATTGGATAAAGATGATATCAAAGGTACTGACCCAAGAACTGACGCTGAAATTACAAGAAAACCATCTGTAGATGAGCCTTTCTCTGCATTAGCATTTAAGATTGCTACTGACCCATTCGTGGGAAGATTAGCATTCTTCAGAGCATATTCAGGAAGACTAGATGCTGGTTCTTATATCTTGAACACTCGTTCAGGAGATAAAGAAAGAATCTCTAGAATCTATCAGATGCACGCTAATAAGCAAAATCCAGTAGAATATATTGAAGCTGGTGATATTGGTGCTGCGGTAGGTTTCAAATCTATCAAAACTGGTGATACAATGTGTGACGAGAAAAACCCAATCGTTCTTGAATCGATGGTTTTCCCTGATCCGGTAATTGGTATCGCTGTTGAGCCTAAAACTAAAGCTGACCAGGATAAAATGGGTAACGCTTTAGCTAAATTGGCTGAAGAAGATCCAACGTTTACTGTTAGAACTGACGAAGCTTCTGGACAAACGATTATCTCTGGTATGGGTGAGCTTCACTTAGATATCATTGTAGATCGTATGAGAAGAGAGTTCAAGGTTGAAGTAAACCAAGGACAACCTCAGGTAGAGTACAAAGAAAACTTAACAAAAGTTGCTCAACACAGAGAAGTTTACAAAAAACAATCTGGTGGTAAAGGTAAATTTGCTGACATTGTATTTGAACTAGGACCTGCTGACGAAGGTAAAATTGGTTTAGAATTCATCAATGAGATCAAGGGTGGTAACGTTCCTAGAGAATTTGTTCCTGCCATTGAAAAAGGATTTAAAGCTGCAATGAAGAACGGTCCATTGGCTGGTTTCGAAGTTGAAGGTATTAAAGTTACTCTTAAAGATGGATCTTTCCACGCGGTGGATTCTGATGCTCTTTCATTTGAAATGGCTGCTAAATTAGGATTTAAAGAAGCGGGACGTGCTGCTAAGCCAGTAATTATGGAGCCTATTATGAAACTGGAAGTTGTAACTCCAGAAGAATATATGGGTAACATCATTGGTGACCTTAACAAAAGAAGAGGTACAATCAGTGGTCAGGAGGAGAAAAACGGTGCCGTTGTAATCAAAGGTTCTGTTCCACTTTCTGAAATGTTTGGATATGTAACTACTCTAAGAACACTTTCATCAGGAAGAGCTACTTCTTCTATGGAATTAGAGAAGTACCAAGCTACTCCACAAAACGTTGCTGAAGAAATCATAGCTAAAGCAAAAGGTTAA
- a CDS encoding GLPGLI family protein, whose protein sequence is MKKLILLLFPLLLSAQTHRFIYLLQYKKDSLAQDFTKANMILDVNPDDVKFYPYSYAQTDSLNKVRGQNRARWDDDLPAVIRKKGSFENTSLILVNDFFSVKSTDKINWKLLSDTKVDGQYNLQKATTRFGGREWIAWFCKDINLSEGPYKFRGLPGLIFEIEDTNKNFIFKLAKSMKFPKTYETPFLESFVGKKPLPVTEKIIAKKQLELYNDPLHDIAESFKSNTNPENTFWVSGVQVKSIDQLKGMSDERRRVMLRDNNPIEIDKAIKYPLN, encoded by the coding sequence ATGAAAAAACTGATACTCTTATTATTCCCTTTACTATTGAGTGCACAGACCCATCGTTTTATATATCTACTACAATATAAAAAAGATTCATTAGCACAGGATTTTACCAAAGCTAATATGATCCTCGACGTCAACCCTGATGATGTCAAATTTTATCCGTACTCATATGCCCAGACTGATTCTTTGAATAAGGTTCGTGGCCAGAACAGAGCAAGATGGGATGATGATCTTCCTGCTGTTATCAGGAAAAAGGGTTCTTTTGAAAATACTTCATTGATTCTGGTGAATGATTTCTTTTCTGTAAAATCCACTGATAAAATAAACTGGAAGCTACTAAGTGATACAAAAGTTGACGGACAATATAATTTGCAGAAAGCAACTACTCGCTTTGGTGGCAGAGAATGGATTGCATGGTTTTGCAAAGACATCAACTTAAGTGAGGGACCTTATAAGTTCCGTGGGCTTCCGGGGCTCATCTTTGAAATAGAAGACACTAATAAGAATTTTATTTTTAAGCTGGCTAAAAGTATGAAATTCCCCAAGACTTATGAAACACCCTTTCTTGAAAGCTTTGTTGGAAAGAAACCACTTCCTGTAACTGAAAAAATTATTGCAAAGAAACAATTGGAGCTTTACAACGATCCGTTACATGACATCGCAGAATCGTTTAAATCCAATACTAATCCCGAGAATACTTTCTGGGTTTCCGGAGTACAGGTTAAAAGCATAGATCAGCTCAAAGGAATGTCTGATGAACGAAGAAGAGTAATGCTTCGGGATAATAATCCAATCGAAATTGATAAAGCCATAAAGTACCCTTTAAACTAA
- the rpsJ gene encoding 30S ribosomal protein S10: MSQRIRIKLKSYDYNLVDKSAEKIVKTVKATGAVVNGPIPLPTNKRIFTVLRSPHVNKKAREQFQLSAHKRLMDIYSSSSKTVDALMKLELPSGVDVEIKV; this comes from the coding sequence ATGTCACAAAGAATCAGAATAAAACTAAAATCTTACGATTACAACTTGGTAGACAAGTCTGCTGAGAAAATCGTAAAAACGGTAAAGGCTACTGGTGCTGTTGTAAACGGACCAATTCCATTACCAACGAACAAGAGAATCTTCACAGTGTTGAGATCTCCGCACGTAAACAAAAAAGCAAGAGAGCAGTTCCAATTATCAGCTCACAAGAGACTAATGGATATCTACTCTTCTTCTTCTAAAACTGTTGATGCTCTAATGAAATTAGAACTTCCTTCAGGTGTAGACGTTGAAATTAAAGTGTGA